AAAGCGCTGGTGCGCCAGCCCGCCAAGCGGGAGTTTCCGGCAGGCGTCACCGAAGTCGTCGGCGACCTGACGGACGTAACCTCGATGCGCGCAGCCCTTGCCTCGGTGCGCACGCTGTTCCTGCTCAATGCCGTCACGCCGGACGAAGTGACACAGGCATTGATCGCGCTGAACCTGGCCCGAGAGGCCGGCATCGAGCGCATTGTCTACCTGTCGGTCATACACGCCGACAAATTCACTAATGTTCCGCACTTCACCGGCAAGCACACGGTGGAGCGCATGATCGACAGTCTCGACATTCCGGCGACTGTCTTGCGCCCGGCGTACTTCATGCAGAACGAGCTCATGGTCCAGCAGACCATCCAGGACTACGGGGTCTACCCGATGCCGATCGGCTCGGCGGGTGTCTCGATGGTCGATGTGCGCGACATCGCCGATGTCGCCGTCGCCGAGTTGCTGCGGCGCGACCGGGCGCCTGCTGCGCTTGAACGTGTCACGCTGGAACTGGTCGGCCCGCGCGCCTTGACCGGTGCATCCGTGGCGCAGGCCTGGCGTTCAGCCCTGGGTCGCGAGGTCGCCTATGGCGGCGACGACGTGGCCGCCTTCGAAGCGCAAATGGCCTCGTTCGGCCCAGGCTGGCTGGCCTATGACATGCGCCTGATGATGGCCGGTATCCAAAGGTTCGGCATGCAAGCCGAGGCAGGTACCGTTGAGCGATTGCAAGCCATCCTCGGCCGGCCGCTGCGCACCTATGAAGACTTTGTCCGCGAGGCTGTCGGCAACGCCTGAATGCTCGGGTGTTGTGTTCTACCGGTGGGAGGCCATTGCTTCCCATCACGACAAATAGCTTTCCATTTTTCGATGAACCGATACTGTAGCGACATCTCATTTTTCCGAGCTGTCGCTCATGAATCCCGAGCTTGCCAAATCTGCCGTCGAAACCGATCTTCCGAGACCTGAGCCCATCAGCTTGCGCGTTGCCTTCTGGTTCTGGCTGAAACTGGGTTTCATCAGTTTCGGCGGCCCCGCGGGGCAGATTTCGATCATGCACCAGGAGCTGGTCGAGCGGCGACGCTGGATCTCCGAGCGACGCTTTCTCCACGCGCTCAACTACTGCATGTTGCTGCCCGGGCCCGAGGCCCAGCAATTGGCGACCTACATCGGCTGGCTGATGCATCGTTCCTGGGGCGGCGTGGTCGCCGGCGCCCTGTTCGTCCTGCCCTCGCTCTTCATCCTGATCGCGCTGTCCTGGATGTACATCGCCTTCGGCGAAGTCCCGGTGGTGGCCGGCCTGTTCTATGGGATCAAGCCCGCTGTCACGGCGATCGTCGTTCAGGCGGCGCATCGAATCGGTTCGCGGGCATTGAAGAACAATTGGCTGTGGGCCATCGCCGCGGCTTCGTTCACGGCGATCTTCGCGTTCAACGTGCCCTTCCCCCTGATCGTGCTGGGCGCCGCATGCATTGGTTACGTTGGTGGCCGCTTGGCACCGGAGAAATTCCAGGTCGGCGGACATGGCGCCGCGAAAAAGTCGTTCGGCCCGGCCCTGATCGATGACGAAACGCCCACGCCCGAACACGCCCGATTCAGTTGGCCGAGGCTCGCCTTCCTGGCGTTGCTGGGTGTGTTGTTGTGGAGCCTGCCGATGGGCTTGCTCACCGCGCTGTTCGGCTGGGAAGGCACGTTGACGCAGATGGGCTGGTTCTTCACCAAAGCTGCCCTGCTGACCTTCGGCGGCGCCTATGCAGTGCTGCCTTATGTCTATCAAGGCGCGGTCGGCCACTACGGCTGGTTGACCCCGACCCAAATGATCGACGGCTTGGCGCTCGGCGAAACCACGCCCGGACCGCTGATCATGGTGGTGGCTTTCGTCGGGTTTGTCGGCGCCTATGTCTCGCAGGTGTTTGGCGCCGACCAGGTGTTCCTGGCGGGTGCCGTTGCGGCAGCCTTGGTGACCTGGTTCACCTTCCTGCCCTCCTTCCTGTTCATCCTGGCGGGCGGCCCGCTGGTGGAATCGACCCACAACGAACTCAAGTTCACCGCACCACTTACCGCGATTACCGCGGCGGTGGTCGGGGTGATCCTCAACCTCGCGTGTTTCTTTGGCTATCACGTGCTCTGGCCAAGCGGATTCAGTGGAAGCCTTGACTGGCCTTCGGCACTGATTGCGCTGGCGGCGGCGATCGCGCTGTTTCGCTTCAAGCGCGGCGTGATCCAAGTGTTGCTCGGTTGTGCGCTGGTGGGCTTGACCGTGCACCTGTTGCGCTAGGGCCCAGAGCATTCTCCAGAGGCAACTTTTCCAGAAACAGATGTCTACCGGATGCGCGGTGCTTGCCGCCTCACTGGAGACGTTTTCCCATGCGCCACCTCACCACCCTCG
This genomic interval from Pseudomonas alvandae contains the following:
- a CDS encoding NmrA/HSCARG family protein, with amino-acid sequence MSILITGATGTIGSLITARLAEQGADVKALVRQPAKREFPAGVTEVVGDLTDVTSMRAALASVRTLFLLNAVTPDEVTQALIALNLAREAGIERIVYLSVIHADKFTNVPHFTGKHTVERMIDSLDIPATVLRPAYFMQNELMVQQTIQDYGVYPMPIGSAGVSMVDVRDIADVAVAELLRRDRAPAALERVTLELVGPRALTGASVAQAWRSALGREVAYGGDDVAAFEAQMASFGPGWLAYDMRLMMAGIQRFGMQAEAGTVERLQAILGRPLRTYEDFVREAVGNA
- the chrA gene encoding chromate efflux transporter; protein product: MNPELAKSAVETDLPRPEPISLRVAFWFWLKLGFISFGGPAGQISIMHQELVERRRWISERRFLHALNYCMLLPGPEAQQLATYIGWLMHRSWGGVVAGALFVLPSLFILIALSWMYIAFGEVPVVAGLFYGIKPAVTAIVVQAAHRIGSRALKNNWLWAIAAASFTAIFAFNVPFPLIVLGAACIGYVGGRLAPEKFQVGGHGAAKKSFGPALIDDETPTPEHARFSWPRLAFLALLGVLLWSLPMGLLTALFGWEGTLTQMGWFFTKAALLTFGGAYAVLPYVYQGAVGHYGWLTPTQMIDGLALGETTPGPLIMVVAFVGFVGAYVSQVFGADQVFLAGAVAAALVTWFTFLPSFLFILAGGPLVESTHNELKFTAPLTAITAAVVGVILNLACFFGYHVLWPSGFSGSLDWPSALIALAAAIALFRFKRGVIQVLLGCALVGLTVHLLR